From Bacillus sp. FSL K6-3431, the proteins below share one genomic window:
- a CDS encoding vWA domain-containing protein, producing MKKLLYGIVILTFLLTACSSKEELPAKSKSVDADIKQTEHEEAEVEYTPKEVKFYEIENAGREFTDIEKQLLRYPGIYSGDQYDEEKVNEALEQLPDDLTQEQYMDEMLYLLAEDYHEEMETLVNFDPTVNVDVDRPDETVNSPTLKTAHYAILIDASGSMKALSGSKTRMEAAKAAVMEFAEQVPENATISMRVYGHKGSGSDADKKLSCSSSENFYNANFDHQKFQQSLDKVKPAGWTPIALALETVKEDIPENTEDVVVYVVSDGIETCDGDPVKAAEALVADDIETVVNIIGFDVDDAGQKLLKEVATAGKGEFTYVNSERDFKKYMRVQYEEIQKKWREWKEAGKSQALEIKQEKKKLASSTKESMKRKSNLEKERLKKAQSYLKKGFDDYDHPASQMFSIVVDYGNAKWGYAVDAGNQAWGESVDNGNAEWSEYVDEGNKKINETIDKKNE from the coding sequence GTGAAGAAGTTGCTATACGGAATAGTCATTTTAACATTTTTATTAACTGCATGTTCATCAAAAGAGGAGCTACCAGCAAAGTCTAAATCTGTAGATGCAGATATCAAGCAAACAGAACATGAAGAAGCAGAAGTCGAATACACACCAAAGGAAGTAAAGTTTTATGAAATTGAAAATGCAGGTCGTGAATTTACTGATATAGAAAAACAATTATTACGTTATCCTGGCATTTATAGTGGAGATCAGTACGATGAGGAAAAAGTGAACGAAGCACTTGAACAATTGCCAGATGATTTAACACAGGAGCAATATATGGATGAGATGCTTTATTTGCTTGCTGAGGACTATCATGAAGAAATGGAAACACTAGTGAACTTTGATCCAACCGTTAATGTCGATGTGGATCGCCCTGATGAAACAGTAAATTCGCCAACATTAAAAACTGCGCATTATGCGATTTTAATTGATGCAAGTGGGAGTATGAAGGCGTTATCAGGCAGTAAGACAAGAATGGAAGCCGCAAAAGCAGCTGTCATGGAGTTTGCCGAGCAAGTGCCGGAAAATGCAACGATTTCGATGCGTGTGTATGGTCATAAAGGTTCAGGCTCTGATGCAGATAAAAAACTTTCATGTAGCAGTTCGGAGAACTTTTACAATGCCAATTTTGATCACCAAAAGTTCCAGCAATCTCTTGATAAAGTAAAACCGGCAGGATGGACTCCGATTGCCTTAGCTTTAGAAACTGTAAAGGAAGATATACCGGAAAATACGGAAGATGTCGTTGTATATGTTGTAAGTGATGGAATTGAAACATGTGATGGAGACCCAGTTAAAGCAGCGGAAGCTTTAGTTGCTGATGACATCGAAACAGTTGTGAACATCATCGGTTTTGATGTCGATGATGCAGGGCAGAAACTACTAAAAGAAGTAGCGACAGCTGGTAAAGGAGAGTTTACTTATGTAAATTCAGAACGTGATTTTAAAAAGTATATGCGAGTACAATACGAAGAGATACAGAAAAAATGGCGTGAATGGAAAGAAGCTGGAAAATCGCAGGCGTTAGAAATCAAGCAAGAAAAGAAAAAGTTAGCAAGTAGTACAAAAGAAAGTATGAAAAGAAAAAGCAATCTTGAAAAAGAACGATTAAAAAAGGCACAAAGTTATCTGAAAAAAGGATTTGATGATTATGATCATCCTGCCTCTCAAATGTTTTCCATAGTTGTTGATTACGGAAATGCAAAATGGGGATATGCGGTAGACGCTGGAAACCAGGCATGGGGAGAAAGTGTTGATAATGGAAACGCGGAATGGAGTGAATACGTCGACGAGGGGAATAAAAAGATAAATGAAACGATAGATAAAAAGAATGAATAA
- a CDS encoding Nramp family divalent metal transporter has translation MESKMNAVTSGIRKEKKGFLRFLGPAFITSALVLGPGSITLSSKIGAIYGTQLVWALVLAVLFMMVFTEMSTRIGLAAENSFIDVVKERWGKFAGVLIGVGAFLVTASFQAGNAIGTGIAVSSITGASSALWIILMTILGIALLFTKQFYAILEKIMLILVLTMLLAFLVTVILVKPSFGSIISGFVPTLPSGSMGLVIALFATSFSIVGAIYQSYLVKEKGWTIKDAKSGMRESYLGIFILGFISFLIMIAASAILRPQGLVVDDASEMGFALTPLFGSWSTFIFMLGLLGASFSSLIGNATIGGAMLADGLGLGNKLSNMPVKLSIILVMIFGSSIGVIFGKAPVNLIIFAQAITIIVVPFIAIAILVVANDKKIMGSLRNSLWKNIIGVLGLLVLIYLAFNNIRNIFFS, from the coding sequence ATGGAATCAAAAATGAATGCAGTTACAAGTGGTATTCGTAAAGAAAAGAAAGGGTTTTTACGTTTTTTAGGGCCAGCGTTTATTACTTCTGCATTAGTGCTTGGGCCAGGTAGTATCACACTTTCATCGAAGATCGGAGCAATCTACGGGACACAGCTTGTTTGGGCATTAGTACTTGCTGTATTATTTATGATGGTATTTACAGAAATGAGTACACGCATTGGTTTGGCAGCAGAAAATAGTTTTATAGATGTTGTAAAAGAACGTTGGGGTAAGTTTGCAGGAGTTTTGATTGGGGTGGGCGCGTTTCTTGTGACTGCTTCGTTTCAGGCGGGGAACGCGATCGGTACTGGAATTGCTGTTTCATCGATCACAGGAGCTAGTTCAGCATTATGGATTATATTAATGACTATATTAGGGATAGCTTTGTTATTTACAAAACAATTTTATGCAATTCTTGAAAAAATTATGTTGATCTTAGTTTTGACGATGTTACTGGCCTTTTTAGTAACCGTAATTTTAGTAAAACCATCTTTTGGCTCAATTATATCTGGATTTGTACCAACACTTCCATCAGGTAGTATGGGGCTAGTTATTGCGTTATTTGCCACTAGTTTTTCGATTGTGGGTGCCATTTATCAATCCTATTTAGTAAAGGAGAAAGGATGGACAATCAAAGACGCAAAATCGGGGATGCGTGAATCATATCTTGGTATTTTTATATTAGGATTCATATCATTTTTAATAATGATTGCTGCTTCCGCCATTTTAAGACCACAGGGTCTAGTTGTTGATGATGCATCTGAAATGGGTTTTGCTCTCACTCCATTATTTGGTTCGTGGTCTACTTTTATTTTTATGCTCGGTTTATTAGGAGCTTCATTTTCCTCATTGATAGGAAATGCAACAATTGGTGGGGCAATGCTTGCAGACGGGCTTGGTCTTGGCAATAAGCTTTCCAATATGCCAGTTAAACTTTCGATTATTCTTGTTATGATTTTTGGATCGTCCATTGGTGTTATTTTTGGAAAAGCACCAGTTAATCTGATTATTTTTGCACAAGCAATTACGATCATAGTTGTGCCATTTATTGCAATTGCCATTTTGGTTGTAGCGAACGATAAAAAGATTATGGGTTCATTGAGGAACTCTTTATGGAAAAATATTATAGGAGTATTGGGTTTACTCGTTTTAATATATCTCGCTTTTAATAATATAAGGAATATTTTCTTTTCCTAA
- a CDS encoding GNAT family N-acetyltransferase, with protein MGFSVERVNDLQIIDIEKLLEESELEGYRFLSRLVDEYKDGKNTFSMPGEALFCIRNVDENVIAIGGVNQSPFSDVTQVARLRRFYVLSEARRQGAGSLLLKEIIDHSRTYFNELTVRTESSKADAFYRSNGFELDDTTSETTHVMRFEKI; from the coding sequence ATGGGATTTTCAGTCGAACGGGTCAATGATTTGCAAATAATCGATATTGAAAAGTTACTAGAGGAAAGTGAATTAGAAGGGTATCGTTTTTTGTCACGTTTAGTGGATGAATATAAGGATGGTAAGAATACGTTTAGTATGCCAGGTGAAGCGCTATTCTGTATTCGAAATGTAGATGAGAATGTTATTGCAATCGGTGGAGTCAACCAATCTCCTTTTTCTGATGTTACACAAGTTGCGCGCTTACGAAGGTTTTATGTATTATCGGAAGCCCGCCGTCAAGGTGCTGGATCACTTCTACTTAAAGAAATCATCGACCATTCACGTACCTATTTTAATGAACTGACAGTTAGAACAGAATCTTCGAAGGCAGATGCGTTTTATCGATCGAATGGTTTCGAATTGGACGACACTACATCTGAAACGACCCATGTGATGAGGTTCGAAAAGATATAA
- a CDS encoding alpha/beta hydrolase family protein yields MQRAVSITHKGLELRGMEHIPTGEKLPAVILFHGFTGTKLEPHRLFLKISRELETKGIASFRFDFLGSGESDGDFEDMTVTRELNEAESIFKYVKSHPQIDENKIIILGLSMGGLVASLLAGKLDNEIKRLILMAPAGTMGKTLEPSIHSVPFIASHNAYDYGGNLVGKAFLEDVKTIDVWQQAAKYKGKVLLIHGTEDPTVSFNVSKLYIEQCYGKQARLHPIEGGDHTFSSFHWENSVIEAILEFVGE; encoded by the coding sequence ATGCAAAGAGCCGTATCGATTACTCATAAAGGTCTTGAACTCCGCGGTATGGAGCATATACCTACTGGTGAAAAACTGCCTGCTGTGATTCTTTTCCACGGATTTACTGGAACGAAGCTTGAGCCACATCGCCTATTTTTGAAAATCTCGAGGGAGTTGGAAACGAAGGGGATCGCAAGTTTTCGTTTTGATTTTCTTGGTAGCGGTGAAAGCGATGGCGATTTTGAAGATATGACAGTGACAAGGGAACTTAACGAGGCAGAGTCGATTTTCAAGTATGTAAAATCACATCCACAAATTGATGAAAACAAGATTATTATACTTGGTCTCAGTATGGGTGGGCTTGTTGCGAGTCTACTTGCAGGTAAACTGGATAACGAGATTAAGAGATTAATTTTAATGGCTCCTGCTGGGACTATGGGGAAAACACTGGAACCATCGATCCATTCTGTTCCTTTTATTGCAAGCCATAATGCGTATGATTATGGAGGTAATCTTGTTGGAAAAGCGTTCCTTGAAGATGTAAAAACTATTGATGTATGGCAGCAGGCTGCTAAGTATAAAGGGAAGGTATTGCTCATACACGGTACAGAAGATCCGACTGTTTCATTTAATGTTTCCAAGCTTTATATTGAACAATGCTATGGAAAACAAGCAAGGCTTCATCCAATTGAAGGGGGCGATCACACTTTTAGTTCCTTTCATTGGGAAAATTCCGTTATTGAAGCTATCCTTGAGTTTGTAGGCGAATAG
- a CDS encoding ABC transporter substrate-binding protein, with protein MKVNSKKWYMFVLLLTLSIPLIVGCSSNNKTGGEEKIDKQQEQTRDNSETTTKEVWAYDGDPVTLKMLIWIDEETFRIRYKEQVEAEFPNITLELISGGDGSEQLQELFAKGEMPDIHIGRPTKELVENLDFLEPIEEYIEKKNFDLGIYQGNIIKNLRSVDPLGKEYLYGLPIENSVRTMFYNKEIFDKFGLPYPEDGMTWDEVLDLAKRLTVERDGVQYRGLAIDPTSVPFMQLGVQGTDSETGEILFADNPDTKKFFDLLDQYRTIPGLVNTGDELDGFHDGPQNIAMSVLNAPWFELLLRVDGFDFDMVTVPTWEDNPDNAPTYGALSLNITKHSEHKDAAWSVIAYLASEKGQTELSRAGSPPTINNEAAIEQFTAMGTDGLDQTYNTKAPFIQTLAELAPYSKYDEPFIEFVGTKATEFLASDKDAVTYIREMGEEYRVIVEELKSQE; from the coding sequence TTGAAAGTTAATTCGAAAAAGTGGTATATGTTTGTATTGTTGCTAACCCTAAGCATCCCTTTAATTGTAGGGTGCTCATCAAATAATAAAACAGGCGGAGAAGAAAAAATAGATAAACAACAAGAACAAACCCGGGATAATTCAGAGACAACAACTAAAGAAGTATGGGCTTATGATGGAGATCCGGTCACATTGAAAATGTTGATCTGGATTGATGAGGAAACATTTCGGATCCGGTATAAGGAACAAGTAGAAGCCGAATTTCCGAATATAACCTTGGAATTAATAAGTGGCGGTGATGGTTCTGAACAATTACAAGAACTGTTTGCTAAGGGAGAAATGCCTGATATTCATATTGGGAGGCCAACCAAAGAACTTGTGGAAAATCTTGATTTTCTAGAGCCAATCGAAGAGTATATTGAAAAGAAAAACTTCGATTTAGGTATCTACCAAGGAAATATTATCAAAAACTTACGCTCTGTTGATCCTCTTGGTAAGGAGTACTTGTACGGACTACCAATAGAAAATAGCGTTAGAACGATGTTCTATAATAAGGAGATTTTTGATAAGTTTGGTTTACCATATCCTGAGGACGGCATGACTTGGGATGAGGTGCTAGATTTAGCCAAGCGATTGACTGTGGAACGTGACGGTGTGCAATACAGAGGATTAGCCATTGATCCAACCAGTGTTCCTTTCATGCAATTAGGTGTGCAAGGCACAGATTCAGAGACAGGAGAGATTTTGTTTGCGGATAATCCGGATACTAAAAAGTTCTTCGATTTGCTCGACCAATACCGAACCATTCCTGGATTGGTTAACACAGGAGATGAACTAGACGGTTTTCATGATGGTCCCCAAAACATAGCAATGTCGGTACTTAACGCGCCGTGGTTTGAGCTGCTACTTCGTGTTGATGGGTTTGATTTCGATATGGTCACAGTCCCGACATGGGAAGATAATCCTGATAATGCTCCAACTTATGGAGCATTATCGTTAAATATAACGAAACATAGCGAACATAAAGATGCCGCGTGGTCGGTGATTGCTTACCTAGCCTCGGAGAAGGGACAGACTGAATTGTCGCGCGCTGGAAGTCCACCAACCATTAATAATGAGGCTGCTATCGAGCAATTTACAGCTATGGGTACAGATGGCTTGGATCAAACCTATAATACAAAGGCACCATTTATTCAAACATTAGCTGAGTTGGCACCATACTCAAAGTACGATGAGCCTTTTATCGAATTTGTAGGAACAAAAGCGACTGAGTTTTTGGCTTCAGACAAAGACGCAGTTACCTATATTCGGGAAATGGGAGAAGAGTATAGGGTGATTGTAGAAGAGTTGAAAAGTCAGGAATAA